One window from the genome of Deltaproteobacteria bacterium encodes:
- a CDS encoding TetR/AcrR family transcriptional regulator, with the protein MHRTNFARNAVKDRGATRQSAPLGQPKLRRSVMQQRAQDRIDAILLATEKALVAKGNDSLSMVNIATRAGITHTSIYHYFKSIDEILVMLLWRLMADYFEKTKAMVEEANTVRDLIESYAASKHLAWDKYRNTPSARGLYARARYLTTLRRVDDEYNSRRADVVCARFRQLAPEADHCAIRTTIELTQSLTVPTFDFAMRRPKREQLKIVDEFIAMMKSRLMSVVGVNAGDED; encoded by the coding sequence ATGCACAGAACGAACTTCGCGAGAAACGCTGTAAAGGACCGCGGGGCGACACGCCAGTCAGCCCCGTTAGGCCAGCCGAAGCTGAGGCGCTCGGTTATGCAACAACGAGCGCAGGACCGGATCGACGCGATTTTGCTGGCAACTGAAAAGGCGCTCGTGGCGAAGGGAAATGACAGCCTCAGCATGGTCAACATTGCCACGCGCGCCGGCATCACGCACACCTCGATCTACCATTACTTCAAGTCGATCGACGAGATCCTCGTGATGCTCCTGTGGCGCCTCATGGCCGACTACTTCGAAAAGACCAAAGCAATGGTGGAGGAGGCGAATACTGTACGGGATTTGATTGAGAGTTACGCGGCAAGCAAACACCTTGCGTGGGATAAGTATCGCAATACTCCAAGCGCCCGCGGACTATACGCAAGGGCCCGTTACCTGACGACGTTGCGCAGGGTCGATGACGAATACAATAGTCGCCGGGCAGATGTAGTGTGTGCACGCTTCAGGCAATTGGCGCCAGAGGCGGATCACTGCGCGATCCGGACCACGATCGAGCTGACACAATCGTTGACCGTACCGACTTTCGACTTCGCGATGAGGCGGCCGAAACGAGAGCAGCTCAAAATCGTCGATGAATTCATCGCGATGATGAAGTCGCGGTTGATGTCCGTTGTCGGCGTCAATGCAGGAGATGAAGACTGA
- a CDS encoding Csp1 family four helix bundle copper storage protein: MEGRMTETTEGPRHEQHAPAAALTRRTVLGSAAAGLFAAMTPALAHAEDHTKHAAHGKYHDLVDVTLNCVGWGQQCQKHIMSLFTSGDTSLALCSLRIQDMITVCNALASLAAAESDYLKPLASVCIPVCEACEKECRKHEQKHAICKETADACAKVVTACKKLVA; this comes from the coding sequence ATGGAGGGACGTATGACAGAGACGACGGAAGGACCACGACATGAACAACACGCTCCTGCGGCAGCACTCACCCGCCGCACCGTGCTAGGAAGTGCAGCGGCAGGCCTCTTTGCAGCGATGACACCCGCGTTGGCCCACGCAGAGGACCACACAAAACATGCCGCCCACGGCAAGTATCATGACCTCGTCGACGTCACGCTCAACTGCGTGGGTTGGGGGCAACAGTGTCAAAAGCATATTATGAGCTTGTTCACCTCGGGTGATACTTCCTTAGCGCTATGCTCGCTGCGCATTCAAGACATGATCACCGTATGTAACGCATTGGCCAGTCTGGCGGCGGCGGAATCTGATTATCTGAAACCGCTCGCGAGCGTGTGTATACCTGTCTGCGAAGCGTGTGAGAAAGAGTGTCGCAAACATGAACAAAAGCACGCCATCTGCAAAGAGACGGCGGACGCCTGCGCGAAGGTGGTCACTGCGTGCAAGAAGCTGGTTGCCTAA
- a CDS encoding alpha/beta hydrolase, whose product MHKPSGLILNAAWFDPRAVSAETQAFNERFERALTNIPTILDVPPQVVRQARESGASFFGPIIRSPKGAERFINGPVGQIPLRIFATPNARGVLLHIHGGGWTFGAHDHQDPFLEKLAERTGLAVVSVGYRLLPEHPYPAASDDCEAAALWLIANARQEFGSDRLFIGGESAGAHLSAVTLLRLRDKHGVTSFHGAMLTYGTYDLTMTPSARRWGKRNLILSTPIINQYYDWYAPNSLRGEPDVSPLYADLVGLPPALFTVGTLDPLLDDTLFMASRWCASAGHAELAVYPGGIHAFNSFPIDIARSANAKIRSFLNERIEATS is encoded by the coding sequence ATGCATAAGCCCTCTGGTCTGATTCTCAATGCTGCGTGGTTCGATCCACGAGCTGTTAGCGCAGAAACCCAGGCCTTTAATGAAAGATTCGAACGAGCCCTCACCAATATACCAACGATACTAGATGTACCCCCGCAGGTCGTGCGTCAAGCACGTGAGAGCGGCGCGTCTTTCTTTGGGCCGATCATCAGATCGCCGAAAGGTGCGGAGCGCTTCATCAACGGCCCTGTCGGCCAAATTCCCTTACGAATCTTCGCCACCCCCAATGCCCGTGGCGTGCTGTTGCACATTCACGGCGGCGGCTGGACGTTCGGGGCGCACGACCATCAGGATCCGTTCCTTGAAAAGCTTGCGGAGCGTACCGGACTCGCCGTGGTCAGCGTGGGCTATCGATTACTGCCAGAGCATCCTTATCCTGCAGCGTCCGACGACTGCGAGGCCGCCGCGCTTTGGCTCATTGCAAATGCCAGGCAAGAGTTCGGCTCGGATCGACTGTTCATTGGCGGAGAGTCAGCTGGTGCCCACCTTTCGGCGGTGACCCTGCTGCGGCTGCGCGACAAGCATGGCGTCACATCCTTTCACGGCGCGATGCTGACGTATGGCACATATGACCTCACAATGACGCCGAGCGCGCGCCGCTGGGGGAAGCGCAATCTGATTCTTTCGACTCCGATCATCAACCAATACTATGACTGGTACGCGCCAAATTCGTTGCGCGGCGAGCCGGACGTCTCACCACTCTATGCCGACCTTGTTGGGCTTCCCCCGGCCCTGTTCACGGTCGGGACATTGGACCCTTTGCTGGACGATACGCTGTTCATGGCCAGCCGCTGGTGCGCTTCGGCTGGACACGCCGAGCTGGCGGTCTATCCAGGAGGGATTCATGCTTTCAATTCGTTTCCGATCGATATCGCACGTTCGGCCAATGCGAAGATACGCTCGTTCCTCAACGAGCGTATCGAGGCAACCAGCTAA
- a CDS encoding TonB-dependent receptor has translation MHVIQRMCVLALVALVCGPVWAQERTANDKDEKVEQSKQHSTAELQLAQAAANASANPRMTTNTAPPTTRLEGLTVTERRPTQAASSETIRARDLKLRPHTTTQEILNNLPGLVAGQHAGGGKAMQYFLRGFDNDHGTDVALFVDGVPVNMVSHAHGQGYADQNFLIPETIERVELYKGPYFVPWGNLANSGAVNFVTRENAAENSIQALGGFFNTMRYTGLVSPKIGPIQSLLAAEVYFSDGPYKNPEHYRRYNFFGKFTLDPTPESKLSFWFSAHDGDWDASGQIPVREVHARRLDRFGSLDPSEGGTSDRQNVNLVYTYTPSAQESWLVQLYGSRYKLKLFSNFTFFLGDPVRGDGIAQDDSRVLYGGRLRYNRLWNLGSIPTQTTIGFETRNDDADVGLFRQQQRQRLAATTKVNIEERSFSGYLQQEFFLREWLRFQVGLRGDFFLFDVNDRLPARATDAIRIRGNTTDGIVNPKASLILTPFLHNPFWREMEVFLNFGMGYHSNDARDAVQAGGKPLTRSTGGELGVRTRLWESLDLSAALWTLDLDSELVFVGDEGTTEASGPTRRWGVDFEARYSILSWLLADFDLSFADPRFRVSGEAIPLAPTLLMNGGLTALLDNGFSGALRARFLDDRPANEDRSLAARGYLLLDVILRYRWQNVEASVQVLNLADVDWRQTQFATNSCVRREVGVDPRCPTDGSGEGVEDVNFVPGYPITLRGGLTYFF, from the coding sequence CGAACAGTCCAAGCAACACTCGACAGCGGAACTGCAACTGGCACAGGCTGCAGCGAATGCGTCGGCTAACCCTCGCATGACCACCAATACAGCTCCACCCACCACGCGATTGGAAGGACTCACAGTAACCGAGCGGCGGCCTACACAAGCCGCATCATCGGAAACGATTCGCGCCCGTGACTTGAAGTTGCGACCGCATACTACGACACAAGAAATTCTCAATAACCTCCCCGGCCTCGTGGCTGGGCAACACGCCGGTGGCGGGAAAGCGATGCAGTACTTTCTGCGCGGCTTTGACAATGATCACGGTACTGACGTCGCGCTCTTCGTCGACGGCGTGCCGGTCAACATGGTCAGTCACGCCCACGGTCAAGGGTATGCGGATCAGAATTTTCTCATCCCCGAAACTATCGAACGCGTAGAACTCTACAAAGGTCCGTATTTCGTGCCATGGGGCAATTTGGCAAACTCTGGCGCAGTCAACTTCGTCACCAGAGAGAATGCGGCAGAGAACTCGATACAAGCACTTGGTGGATTCTTCAACACCATGCGGTACACCGGTCTGGTCTCTCCCAAAATCGGCCCCATACAGAGTCTCCTGGCTGCAGAGGTGTATTTCAGCGACGGTCCCTACAAGAACCCGGAACATTACCGTCGCTACAATTTTTTCGGCAAGTTCACCCTCGATCCGACGCCTGAATCGAAACTCTCGTTCTGGTTCTCTGCGCATGACGGCGATTGGGATGCCTCGGGACAGATTCCCGTGCGTGAAGTGCATGCGCGGCGGCTCGATCGCTTCGGCTCTCTCGACCCGAGTGAAGGCGGCACGTCTGACCGGCAAAATGTGAACCTCGTTTACACGTACACTCCCAGTGCGCAAGAAAGCTGGCTGGTGCAGCTCTACGGCAGCCGCTATAAACTGAAACTCTTCTCCAACTTCACCTTCTTCCTCGGCGACCCGGTGCGCGGCGACGGTATTGCACAAGATGATAGCCGCGTCCTCTACGGTGGCCGCCTACGCTACAACCGGCTGTGGAACCTGGGCAGCATCCCGACCCAAACCACCATCGGTTTTGAAACCCGCAACGATGATGCCGATGTCGGTCTCTTTCGCCAGCAGCAACGGCAGCGATTGGCGGCGACCACGAAGGTCAACATTGAAGAACGGTCATTCAGTGGCTATCTACAACAAGAGTTTTTCCTGCGCGAATGGCTGCGGTTTCAGGTCGGGCTGCGCGGCGATTTCTTTCTCTTTGATGTCAATGATCGCTTGCCTGCTCGTGCAACTGACGCCATTCGTATTCGCGGCAACACGACCGACGGCATCGTCAACCCGAAAGCCAGTCTGATTCTCACGCCATTTCTTCACAACCCGTTCTGGCGTGAAATGGAAGTCTTTCTCAACTTCGGCATGGGGTATCATTCCAACGATGCCCGCGATGCGGTTCAAGCTGGTGGGAAACCGCTCACCCGTTCGACGGGCGGAGAACTTGGTGTCCGCACCAGACTGTGGGAGAGTCTCGATCTCTCCGCCGCGCTGTGGACACTCGATCTCGATAGCGAGTTAGTGTTCGTTGGCGATGAAGGCACAACTGAAGCCAGTGGTCCGACGCGACGCTGGGGCGTGGATTTTGAGGCGCGGTACTCCATCTTGTCGTGGCTTCTTGCTGACTTCGATCTGAGTTTCGCCGACCCACGTTTCCGTGTCAGTGGCGAGGCCATTCCGTTGGCACCGACACTGTTGATGAACGGCGGACTCACCGCGTTGCTTGATAACGGCTTCTCCGGGGCGCTCCGCGCCCGGTTTCTGGATGATCGACCAGCCAATGAGGACCGCAGTCTCGCCGCGCGTGGCTACCTGCTACTCGACGTGATTCTCCGTTACCGGTGGCAGAACGTCGAAGCATCAGTCCAGGTATTGAACCTCGCCGATGTCGATTGGCGCCAGACGCAGTTTGCCACCAATTCCTGCGTCAGGCGAGAAGTTGGTGTCGACCCGCGCTGTCCGACCGATGGTTCCGGTGAAGGCGTGGAAGACGTCAACTTCGTGCCAGGATATCCGATCACCTTGCGCGGTGGGTTGACGTACTTTTTCTGA
- a CDS encoding fasciclin domain-containing protein yields the protein MLRKVFAVVFIAGVLLWSSAVPALAHGISAEARTCLKTDPVQFQGTIVDAAVATADFSTLVGALQAAGLVSALQGPGPFTVFAPTNAAFGKIPAPLLQAIVGDTQLLTGVLTYHVVPMGTRPRRSSRAKEVDSLQGQSLFLSVYEDGGRVNQSNIACQAVKATNGTIYVIDSVLLPQF from the coding sequence ATGTTACGCAAAGTATTCGCTGTTGTTTTCATTGCCGGAGTGCTGTTGTGGAGTTCGGCTGTGCCTGCGTTGGCCCATGGCATCTCGGCCGAAGCACGGACGTGTTTAAAAACCGATCCCGTCCAATTCCAAGGAACTATCGTTGATGCGGCTGTTGCAACCGCTGACTTCAGTACGTTGGTTGGTGCACTGCAAGCCGCCGGGTTAGTCAGTGCGCTACAAGGTCCTGGCCCATTCACCGTCTTCGCACCGACGAACGCCGCGTTTGGCAAAATTCCGGCACCGTTGCTGCAAGCCATTGTCGGCGACACGCAGCTGCTCACGGGCGTATTGACGTATCACGTTGTGCCGATGGGCACTCGTCCACGCCGTTCGAGCCGAGCGAAAGAGGTTGATAGTCTACAGGGACAAAGTCTCTTCCTCTCTGTCTATGAGGATGGTGGGCGCGTCAATCAATCGAATATTGCCTGTCAGGCGGTAAAAGCGACCAATGGCACGATCTACGTGATCGATAGTGTCCTGTTACCGCAGTTTTAA